The DNA window GTTGGAAGCTCCTTTCCCGCCCACCGCGCATAGGCCAGCGCATCGGAAAAGGAGACGTGCACCACCGGATGATTGTCTGATGTATTGATGCTGCTCTTGGGACCATAAGGATGGCGCCAGTCGGCCTCCTTCATGAATTGCCACCATTGGCTCCAGTCATGCAGATCGCGGGTCGCTCGTGGCGGCACGAACACGAGAGAGCCTGCATAGAGCATGTGCGGCAATGCACCGGGATAGTTGCGGGGGTCGGGAGGAATTTCCGCCGTCGTGACATGGCCGGTCGCCTTGACGAACTGCTTGAACTGACGGTTCGTGACCGGCGTCCGATCCAACCAGAAGCCATCGACCGTCACTTGATGGACCGGCGCCTCTTCCGGATAATGCTTGTCGGAGCCCATGCGGAACGTACCGCCGGGAATCCAGACCATGCCAGTGGTCCGGCTATCTTCCGATTGCCGATCGCCCCGCTTGATATCGGTCCGCAGCACCGTCATGACGCCAACTCCAGACATGCACTACTGCGGACAGGCGTCCCAAAATCCTTGCGTGCGGCTCGCGTCGG is part of the Bradyrhizobium canariense genome and encodes:
- a CDS encoding formylglycine-generating enzyme family protein produces the protein MTVLRTDIKRGDRQSEDSRTTGMVWIPGGTFRMGSDKHYPEEAPVHQVTVDGFWLDRTPVTNRQFKQFVKATGHVTTAEIPPDPRNYPGALPHMLYAGSLVFVPPRATRDLHDWSQWWQFMKEADWRHPYGPKSSINTSDNHPVVHVSFSDALAYARWAGKELPTEAEWEFAARGGLDGAEFAWGDEFTPGGVHVANTWQGEFPLQNLNQDGYERTSPVSAFPANGYGLHDMIGNVWEWTTDWYAQKHEADAPKACCIPENPRGGREEGSYDPCQPNIKIPRKVIKGGSHLCAPNYCRRYRPAARHAEAIDTSTSHLGFRCVRRTPAAE